Part of the bacterium genome is shown below.
AAAAGAAATTTTGACGGACATGTCTATCGAATTGCGCACCACGCTGGAATTTCCGAATCTAAAAGATGTGGTAGAAGATAAAGAGACGTTCGTTGAAAACGCGCTGAAAAAAGCTCGAGAAGTTTATGCGGCGACGGGAATGAACGCGCTGGCTGATGACTCGGGGTTGGAAGTGGATGCGCTGGACGGAAGGCCGGGCGTGTACTCCGCCCGTTATGCCGGCGATGGACATCCCTATGCGGAAAATAATAAAAAAGTGTTGGGTGAACTTGCAGGCATTTCAGACGGAAAACGAACGGCGCGGTTTCATTGCGTTCTGGCGTACGTTGGAACCGATACAGAGGGAAAATATTTTGAGAAGCTTTTTGACGGTGTTTGCGAAGGGC
Proteins encoded:
- a CDS encoding XTP/dITP diphosphatase translates to MHSIILATGNKKKIEEIKEILTDMSIELRTTLEFPNLKDVVEDKETFVENALKKAREVYAATGMNALADDSGLEVDALDGRPGVYSARYAGDGHPYAENNKKVLGELAGISDGKRTARFHCVLAYVGTDTEGKYFEKLFDGVCEGLISHSPIGDFGFGYDPIFFVPEYGKTMAQLDPEIKNRISHRGRALEKFKEYLRAEQQAEGEK